From the genome of Prevotella herbatica, one region includes:
- a CDS encoding dipeptidase translates to MKKQILIAIFTLSASAAMACTNFIVGKKASADGSVICSYNADDYGMFIGLAHYPAGVHAKGEMRKIIDWDTKACHGQIPEAPVTYNVIGNINEFQVTIGETTYGGRPEMVDSTSTIDYGSLIYLALQRSRNAREAIKVMTSLAEKYGYNSEGETFTICDPNEAWIMEMMGCGAGSKSAIWVAQRIPDNAICAHANQSRIGKFNMKDHKNVMYSKNVISYARKKGWFTGKDIDFSWKMAYAKPDFSGRRFCDARVWAFFNHFTDGFSRYLPWAEGKDENAEDMPLWVIPNKKLSVKDVQMAMRDHYEGTPLATDTLDFGSGIWEMPYRPTPLMFKVDGKSYFNERPTSTQQTGFSYVSQMRSWLPREIGGVLWFGNDDGNMIAYTPIYCGNTVQPECYNTPGADAVTFSTKNAYWVCNWVSNMIYPRYLLMFPELKSVRDSLESSYFANQPNVENKARELYVNDKAAALKYLNDYSNDEAQQMLARWNKLAYYLIVKYNDMSVKPTKNGEFIRTKTGIGATVMRPGYPASFARKLVKATGDKFEVPEQKK, encoded by the coding sequence ATGAAGAAACAAATTTTAATTGCTATCTTTACATTGAGCGCATCTGCTGCTATGGCATGTACCAATTTTATTGTTGGAAAGAAAGCTAGTGCAGACGGAAGTGTTATCTGTTCTTATAATGCTGATGATTACGGCATGTTTATTGGTCTAGCTCATTATCCTGCTGGTGTTCATGCTAAGGGAGAAATGCGTAAGATTATTGATTGGGATACAAAGGCTTGTCATGGGCAGATACCAGAGGCTCCTGTTACATATAATGTTATTGGAAATATCAATGAGTTTCAGGTGACTATTGGAGAAACTACTTATGGTGGTCGTCCTGAAATGGTTGACTCTACTAGTACCATTGATTATGGTAGTCTTATATACTTAGCTCTTCAACGTTCACGCAATGCGCGTGAGGCTATAAAGGTTATGACATCTTTAGCCGAGAAATACGGATATAATAGTGAGGGCGAGACCTTTACCATTTGTGATCCTAATGAGGCTTGGATAATGGAGATGATGGGTTGTGGAGCAGGGAGCAAGAGTGCAATTTGGGTTGCTCAACGCATACCTGATAATGCTATTTGCGCACATGCAAATCAAAGTCGTATTGGTAAATTCAATATGAAAGACCATAAGAATGTAATGTATAGTAAGAACGTTATTTCTTATGCAAGAAAGAAGGGCTGGTTTACAGGAAAGGACATTGATTTCTCTTGGAAAATGGCTTATGCTAAACCTGATTTTTCTGGTCGTCGTTTCTGTGATGCTCGTGTATGGGCTTTCTTTAATCATTTCACAGACGGTTTCAGCCGTTATCTACCTTGGGCAGAAGGAAAGGATGAAAATGCCGAGGATATGCCTCTATGGGTTATTCCAAACAAGAAACTTTCTGTAAAGGATGTTCAAATGGCTATGAGAGACCATTATGAAGGAACTCCTTTGGCAACTGATACATTAGACTTTGGTAGTGGTATATGGGAAATGCCATATCGTCCTACACCATTAATGTTTAAAGTAGACGGAAAGTCTTATTTCAATGAGCGTCCAACAAGTACTCAGCAGACTGGTTTTTCTTATGTAAGTCAGATGCGTTCTTGGCTTCCTCGTGAAATAGGTGGTGTGTTGTGGTTTGGAAATGATGATGGTAATATGATTGCATATACCCCAATATATTGTGGTAATACGGTTCAGCCTGAATGTTATAATACTCCTGGTGCTGATGCTGTTACTTTCTCTACAAAGAATGCTTACTGGGTTTGCAATTGGGTTAGTAATATGATTTATCCACGTTATTTACTTATGTTCCCAGAGTTGAAGTCTGTTCGTGATAGTTTAGAAAGTTCATACTTCGCAAATCAACCAAACGTTGAGAACAAGGCACGTGAATTGTATGTTAATGACAAGGCTGCAGCATTGAAGTATCTTAATGATTATAGCAATGATGAGGCTCAGCAAATGCTTGCTAGATGGAACAAGCTGGCTTATTATCTTATTGTTAAGTATAATGATATGTCAGTCAAACCAACAAAGAATGGTGAGTTTATCAGAACAAAGACAGGTATTGGAGCAACAGTAATGCGTCCTGGTTATCCTGCGTCTTTTGCCCGTAAGCTTGTTAAAGCTACTGGTGATAAGTTTGAAGTTCCAGAACAAAAGAAGTAA
- a CDS encoding tetratricopeptide repeat protein, translating into MKRIYLLIMSIVFSISGVLAQSAQVQKASKSVFTLTTFNKDGSILASSHGVFVGKDGEAISTWAPFVGADHAVVVDANGKTYNVDAIVGANELYDVCKFIVDGSTIKADVASTEANGNVFLLNYSLKKADIKTFKIASVEKFMDKYNYYIFSTTAPDNASSCPFVNNNGQVIGLLQHSKNGDVHATDAKFASDMVANGFTINDAVLRTCGIRTALPDNENQALLTMMMASEQTDSISRQKYIDDFIRKFPSSTEGYTNKASSYVNGGKFEEADKVMQTALEKVAKKDEAHSEYAKVIYQKELFSNKPYTNWSLDKALEESKKASAINDLDVYRHQQAQITYSKGEYQNAYNMFIALTKTKLRNGELFYEASQCKTQLKAPQNEVMALLDSAVAACPQPLTSIAAPYVLARGIAYDAMKNYHNALVDYNEYDSLMSGRPLNSSFYYTRYKCELQVHRFQQALNDIARAIIVTPKEPTYYAEMASLQIRVKKNEDAVKTATRCTMLAPEYPDGYLLLGIANKELGNKDEAKKALEKAKSLGDTRADEYLKKL; encoded by the coding sequence ATGAAAAGAATCTATTTATTGATTATGTCAATCGTCTTCTCTATATCAGGAGTATTGGCACAATCAGCACAAGTTCAAAAAGCCTCGAAATCTGTCTTCACATTGACGACATTCAATAAAGATGGCAGTATTCTCGCATCAAGTCATGGCGTCTTTGTTGGCAAAGATGGTGAGGCTATCAGTACTTGGGCACCATTTGTTGGTGCTGATCACGCTGTTGTGGTTGATGCAAATGGCAAAACATACAATGTAGATGCAATTGTAGGAGCTAACGAATTGTATGATGTCTGCAAATTCATTGTTGACGGTAGTACAATAAAGGCTGATGTTGCTTCAACAGAAGCAAATGGCAATGTCTTTCTTCTCAACTATTCATTAAAGAAAGCTGATATTAAGACTTTTAAGATTGCAAGTGTAGAGAAGTTTATGGACAAGTACAACTACTACATATTTTCGACAACAGCACCTGACAACGCATCAAGCTGTCCATTCGTGAATAATAACGGACAGGTTATCGGACTCCTTCAGCATAGCAAAAATGGTGATGTACATGCTACTGACGCAAAATTTGCATCAGACATGGTTGCAAATGGTTTCACTATCAATGACGCGGTATTGAGAACATGCGGTATCAGAACAGCTCTACCTGACAACGAGAACCAAGCTTTACTTACAATGATGATGGCAAGTGAACAGACTGATTCTATCTCACGTCAGAAGTATATTGATGACTTTATTCGTAAGTTTCCTAGCTCAACAGAAGGTTACACCAATAAAGCTTCAAGCTATGTAAACGGAGGAAAGTTTGAGGAGGCTGACAAGGTCATGCAAACTGCATTAGAAAAAGTTGCAAAGAAAGACGAGGCTCATTCTGAATATGCGAAAGTAATATATCAGAAAGAACTTTTCAGCAATAAACCATATACAAACTGGAGTCTAGACAAAGCTCTTGAGGAATCAAAAAAGGCTTCTGCAATAAACGACTTGGACGTATATCGTCATCAGCAGGCACAGATAACATATTCAAAAGGTGAATATCAAAATGCCTACAACATGTTTATTGCTCTAACAAAGACCAAACTTCGCAATGGAGAACTATTTTACGAAGCTTCACAATGTAAAACCCAACTCAAAGCTCCACAGAATGAGGTAATGGCACTTCTTGACAGCGCTGTAGCAGCTTGTCCACAGCCACTTACATCAATTGCCGCACCATACGTGCTAGCACGTGGTATAGCCTATGACGCTATGAAAAATTATCATAATGCATTGGTTGATTATAATGAATATGATTCTTTGATGTCAGGCAGACCATTGAACTCTAGTTTCTATTATACCAGATATAAATGCGAACTACAAGTACATCGTTTCCAGCAAGCACTAAACGATATAGCACGTGCTATCATCGTAACACCTAAGGAACCTACTTATTATGCAGAAATGGCTTCACTGCAAATCCGCGTAAAAAAGAATGAAGATGCCGTAAAAACTGCAACAAGATGCACTATGCTTGCCCCTGAATATCCTGATGGTTACTTATTGCTAGGTATAGCAAACAAGGAACTTGGAAATAAGGATGAGGCTAAAAAGGCTTTAGAAAAGGCTAAATCACTGGGTGATACTCGTGCTGACGAATATTTGAAAAAGCTATAA
- the nadC gene encoding carboxylating nicotinate-nucleotide diphosphorylase codes for MLSVDELEDKLIELAFAEDIGDGDHTTLCCIPDDAMGKSHLLIKENGILAGVEMAKKVFAKFDSTLKVEVLINDGTPVKVGDIAMIVSGKTRSLLQTERLMLNIMQRMSGIATMTNKYVKLLEGTRTHVLDTRKTTPGLRMLEKQAVKIGGGMNHRIGLFDMILLKDNHVDFAGGIESAIDRCHAYLKEKGLDLKIEIEVRNFDELQRVLNHGGVDRVMFDNFSVPDTKKAVDLVAGRMETESSGGITFDTIRGYAEQGVDFISVGALTHSVKGLDMSFKAC; via the coding sequence ATGTTATCAGTAGACGAATTAGAAGACAAACTGATAGAATTGGCTTTTGCTGAAGATATCGGTGATGGTGACCATACAACATTGTGTTGTATTCCTGATGATGCAATGGGGAAATCTCATTTGCTTATAAAGGAAAACGGTATATTGGCTGGTGTAGAAATGGCTAAAAAGGTTTTTGCTAAGTTTGACTCTACATTGAAAGTTGAGGTTCTTATCAATGACGGAACTCCTGTTAAGGTTGGTGATATTGCAATGATCGTAAGCGGTAAGACTCGTTCACTGCTTCAGACAGAGCGACTGATGCTTAACATAATGCAACGTATGAGCGGTATTGCGACAATGACAAACAAATATGTTAAGTTGTTGGAAGGAACAAGAACTCATGTGCTTGATACACGTAAGACAACACCAGGATTGCGTATGCTTGAAAAACAAGCTGTAAAGATAGGTGGTGGTATGAATCATCGTATCGGACTTTTCGATATGATTCTTCTTAAAGATAATCATGTAGACTTTGCTGGTGGCATAGAGAGTGCTATTGATCGTTGCCATGCTTACCTTAAGGAAAAAGGACTTGATTTGAAGATTGAAATAGAGGTAAGAAACTTCGATGAACTTCAACGCGTACTTAACCATGGTGGAGTAGACCGTGTGATGTTTGATAATTTCAGTGTTCCTGATACCAAGAAGGCTGTTGACCTTGTTGCTGGAAGAATGGAAACAGAATCTAGTGGTGGTATCACTTTTGATACTATCCGTGGATACGCTGAACAGGGAGTTGACTTTATTAGTGTTGGTGCTCTTACACATAGTGTTAAGGGACTTGACATGAGTTTCAAGGCTTGTTAA